From Anopheles funestus chromosome 3RL, idAnoFuneDA-416_04, whole genome shotgun sequence, a single genomic window includes:
- the LOC125771725 gene encoding uncharacterized protein LOC125771725 isoform X2, producing MASFKATLFFALVALVAIVSAIPAPQQPAAARQPIEPRPAAAADAADELEAGADDKDLKGASSFGYGYYGYPGYYGGYAYPGYAYSYGWGYPYYRYGGLYGGYWY from the exons ATGGCATCGTTCAAAGct ACCCTGTTCTTCGCCCTCGTCGCCCTCGTCGCGATCGTGTCGGCCATCCCCGCTCCGCAACAACCGGCCGCAGCCCGGCAACCAATCGAACCCCGACCAGCGGCCGCAGCTGATGCAGCGGACGAACTGGAAGCCGGTGCCGACGATAAGGATCTGAAGGGTGCTTCCTCCTTTGGCTACGGTTACTACGGCTACCCGGGATACTACGGTGGATATGCGTACCCTGGATACGCCTACAGCTATGGATGGG GCTATCCGTACTACCGTTACGGAGGACTGTACGGAGGCTACTGGTACTAA
- the LOC125771725 gene encoding prisilkin-39 isoform X1, whose protein sequence is MASFKATLFFALVALVAIVSAIPAPQQPAAARQPIEPRPAAAADAADELEAGADDKDLKGASSFGYGYYGYPGYYGGYAYPGYAYSYGWGRYPYYRYGGLYGGYWY, encoded by the exons ATGGCATCGTTCAAAGct ACCCTGTTCTTCGCCCTCGTCGCCCTCGTCGCGATCGTGTCGGCCATCCCCGCTCCGCAACAACCGGCCGCAGCCCGGCAACCAATCGAACCCCGACCAGCGGCCGCAGCTGATGCAGCGGACGAACTGGAAGCCGGTGCCGACGATAAGGATCTGAAGGGTGCTTCCTCCTTTGGCTACGGTTACTACGGCTACCCGGGATACTACGGTGGATATGCGTACCCTGGATACGCCTACAGCTATGGATGGGGTC GCTATCCGTACTACCGTTACGGAGGACTGTACGGAGGCTACTGGTACTAA